A genome region from Candidatus Obscuribacterales bacterium includes the following:
- a CDS encoding HAD family hydrolase: MIPRRSRWIAGRSLPVLHPQVYMQDYPLTDRLPNFAPDFLKKVGLIATDMDGTLTRHGRFTPQLLQTLEALKAADVTVLITTGRSAGWVQGLVNYLPVQGAIAENGGLFYANGNAAPEWLSEIPDQHNHRSALAQMFAHLQDEYPHLQESTDNRFRLTDWTFDVGGLSAVDLQRLGDRCQQDGWGFTYSTVQCHIRPRAQNKGQGLLAVLQHHFPHYPPHLVVTVGDSPNDQELFQDFPNGVGVANLQPYLDRLTYRPAYLTLGEEIDGFCQLAIALIQARPGS; the protein is encoded by the coding sequence ATGATCCCGAGGCGATCGCGATGGATTGCCGGGCGATCGCTCCCCGTTCTTCATCCCCAAGTGTATATGCAGGACTACCCGCTGACCGACCGCTTGCCCAATTTTGCTCCTGATTTTCTCAAAAAAGTGGGACTGATTGCTACCGACATGGACGGCACACTCACCCGCCATGGGCGATTTACCCCCCAATTACTCCAGACCTTGGAGGCGTTGAAAGCAGCGGATGTCACCGTGTTGATCACCACGGGGCGATCGGCGGGGTGGGTGCAGGGCTTGGTCAACTACCTGCCGGTGCAGGGGGCGATCGCTGAAAATGGTGGACTTTTTTACGCCAACGGGAACGCCGCACCAGAATGGCTGAGCGAGATTCCCGATCAACACAACCATCGTTCAGCCCTGGCCCAGATGTTTGCCCATTTGCAGGATGAGTATCCCCACCTGCAAGAATCCACCGACAACCGCTTTCGGCTGACGGATTGGACGTTTGATGTAGGAGGGCTATCGGCGGTGGATCTACAGCGCCTGGGCGATCGCTGCCAGCAGGATGGCTGGGGCTTCACCTACAGCACCGTGCAGTGTCACATTCGACCGCGGGCGCAAAACAAAGGGCAAGGATTGCTAGCCGTGCTACAGCACCATTTTCCCCACTACCCTCCACATTTAGTGGTGACTGTGGGCGATAGCCCCAATGATCAAGAATTGTTTCAAGACTTCCCCAATGGAGTCGGAGTGGCCAATCTTCAGCCCTACCTCGATCGCCTCACCTATCGCCCTGCCTACCTCACTCTGGGGGAAGAAATTGATGGATTTTGCCAACTGGCGATCGCCCTCATTCAAGCCCGTCCGGGATCCTGA